The following proteins are co-located in the Spinactinospora alkalitolerans genome:
- a CDS encoding cell division protein FtsK produces the protein MLRSRNAGAAVQPTAPVPAQTVRFSTPVVETPGIFVLARWIARLVGLLVRLPVRFPVAVGTAAVSVAVWHAFGWVALAVVWTVADVGLLVWWRRWPSSFRRLVALRALAAWRWVWVYRRHWQPVLVVAGLAESYQERQYLPRIRRVTCSAWSDRVRVRLVAGTAPADVEQRVTELAHGFGAPSCRVTVNGPRDVVLEFPRFDTLAEPIGALPVPRHVDLAALPAGKREDGAPWRLRLHGTHVLTVGVTGAGKGSVIWSAVRAMLPAIEDGTAQVWAVDPKRMELSYGRSLFAEYADTGEAAVGLLEAAVSMMQDRAARYAGKQRVHTPTEADPFVAVVVDEVAFVTAYHPDRDIRRRAENALATLTSQGRSVGVSVLAALQDPRKEVLNLRNLFPDKIALRLDEASQVDMVLGDGARERGANAHLIDPDLPGVAFVRLEGSPAPVRVRAAFVSDADIDAMAGGCGRGGGAV, from the coding sequence ATGCTGCGTTCCAGGAACGCCGGGGCCGCGGTGCAGCCCACCGCGCCGGTTCCGGCCCAGACCGTGCGGTTCTCCACCCCGGTGGTGGAGACCCCGGGGATTTTCGTCCTCGCCCGCTGGATCGCCCGGCTCGTGGGCCTGCTGGTGCGGCTACCGGTCCGCTTTCCCGTCGCGGTGGGCACGGCGGCCGTTTCGGTGGCGGTGTGGCACGCCTTCGGCTGGGTGGCGCTAGCCGTGGTCTGGACGGTCGCGGACGTGGGGCTGCTGGTGTGGTGGCGGCGCTGGCCGTCCTCGTTTCGGCGGCTGGTGGCGCTGCGGGCGCTGGCGGCCTGGCGGTGGGTGTGGGTGTATCGGCGGCACTGGCAACCGGTGCTGGTCGTGGCGGGGTTGGCGGAGTCCTACCAGGAGCGCCAGTACCTGCCGCGCATCCGGCGGGTGACCTGCTCTGCGTGGTCGGATCGGGTGCGGGTGCGCCTGGTGGCCGGCACCGCCCCGGCCGACGTGGAGCAGCGGGTCACGGAGTTGGCGCACGGCTTCGGCGCGCCGTCGTGCCGGGTGACGGTGAACGGGCCGCGGGATGTGGTGCTGGAGTTCCCGCGCTTCGACACCCTGGCCGAGCCGATCGGCGCTTTGCCGGTACCGCGCCATGTCGACTTGGCGGCACTGCCGGCCGGCAAGCGCGAGGACGGCGCACCGTGGCGGCTGCGGTTGCACGGCACCCATGTCCTGACGGTGGGGGTGACCGGGGCGGGGAAGGGTTCGGTGATCTGGTCGGCCGTGCGTGCGATGCTGCCCGCGATCGAGGACGGTACGGCGCAGGTGTGGGCGGTCGATCCCAAGCGGATGGAGCTGTCCTACGGCCGATCCCTGTTCGCCGAGTATGCCGACACCGGAGAAGCCGCGGTGGGCCTGCTCGAAGCGGCGGTCTCGATGATGCAGGACCGGGCCGCGCGCTACGCCGGTAAACAGCGCGTCCACACGCCCACCGAAGCGGATCCGTTCGTGGCCGTGGTGGTCGACGAGGTCGCGTTTGTGACCGCCTACCACCCCGACCGCGACATCCGCCGCCGCGCCGAGAACGCGCTGGCCACCCTCACCTCCCAAGGCCGCTCGGTCGGGGTGTCGGTGCTGGCCGCGCTGCAGGATCCGCGCAAGGAGGTGCTGAACCTGCGCAACCTCTTCCCCGACAAGATCGCGCTACGCCTGGACGAAGCAAGCCAGGTGGACATGGTGCTCGGCGACGGCGCACGCGAGAGGGGCGCCAACGCCCACCTGATCGACCCGGACCTCCCCGGCGTGGCCTTCGTCCGCCTGGAGGGCTCCCCGGCCCCGGTCCGCGTCCGGGCCGCGTTCGTCAGCGATGCCGACATCGACGCCATGGCGGGCGGCTGTGGGCGTGGCGGTGGTGCGGTCTAA
- a CDS encoding SUMF1/EgtB/PvdO family nonheme iron enzyme, producing the protein MSAPTIQLWSGREVRALREAKRMSIRAFAAHLGVSERMVSKWEKNGEDIHPRPVNQQALDSSLAASSADVQARFENLVGPATATAREEHPEQAAKQEPAPPSLNEPHQVRHPVDGKLMTLVEAGVYLSGEGNESVYLPAFYIDVFPTTNADYSRFLAATGHPAPQHWENATPPADLYDHPVVFVTWKDAAAYASWAAKSLPASRQWEKAARGTRGDVYPWGSQRTPAKCNVRESQLRSTTPVSRYHSGVSPYGVYDMCGNIWEWCSTESEPGRYELKGSAFTSPFFRATPSNFNDASTEMLDDDTGFRCVTPSETMQALLKLNT; encoded by the coding sequence ATGTCTGCACCGACCATTCAGCTCTGGTCCGGGCGCGAGGTCCGCGCGCTCCGTGAGGCCAAGCGAATGAGCATCCGCGCGTTCGCCGCCCACCTCGGAGTGAGCGAGCGAATGGTGTCAAAATGGGAGAAGAACGGCGAGGACATTCACCCCCGCCCGGTGAACCAGCAGGCGTTGGACTCGTCCTTGGCCGCATCAAGCGCCGACGTTCAGGCCCGGTTCGAAAACCTCGTCGGCCCGGCAACGGCGACCGCGCGTGAGGAGCATCCCGAGCAGGCGGCGAAACAGGAGCCCGCTCCACCGTCCCTCAACGAACCGCACCAGGTGCGCCACCCCGTGGACGGCAAGCTGATGACCCTCGTCGAGGCCGGGGTCTACCTCTCCGGCGAGGGCAACGAGTCGGTCTACCTCCCCGCGTTCTACATCGACGTCTTTCCGACGACCAACGCCGACTACTCCCGCTTCCTCGCGGCAACCGGCCACCCCGCCCCGCAGCACTGGGAGAACGCCACACCTCCCGCCGACCTCTACGACCACCCGGTCGTATTCGTCACCTGGAAGGACGCCGCAGCCTACGCGAGCTGGGCCGCGAAGTCCCTACCGGCGAGCAGGCAATGGGAGAAGGCGGCACGAGGTACCCGGGGCGACGTCTATCCATGGGGGAGCCAGCGCACACCGGCCAAGTGCAACGTGCGTGAGAGCCAGCTCCGCAGCACAACACCCGTCAGCCGCTACCACAGCGGAGTGAGCCCGTACGGCGTCTACGACATGTGCGGCAACATCTGGGAATGGTGCTCCACAGAGTCCGAACCAGGCCGCTACGAACTCAAGGGCAGCGCGTTCACAAGCCCGTTCTTCCGGGCGACGCCGTCGAACTTCAACGACGCATCAACCGAGATGCTCGACGACGACACCGGGTTCCGCTGCGTCACCCCATCTGAAACCATGCAGGCCCTCTTGAAGCTCAACACGTGA
- a CDS encoding plasmid replication, integration and excision activator has translation MAIQGALPVAFGTVFPAGAYALGVEAITDFETKRPQLDRDSGLPLWAVDVIDADPEARGKAKSVKVKVAAEVCPTLPDEVPGLPFRPVEFEGMAVMPYVDDNGRRPRVAYSLRARGVKAPGGAGRKSAPASAAAKDAA, from the coding sequence ATGGCGATTCAGGGTGCGTTGCCGGTGGCGTTCGGGACGGTGTTCCCGGCGGGGGCGTATGCGCTGGGGGTTGAGGCGATCACCGATTTTGAGACCAAGCGGCCGCAGTTGGACAGGGACTCGGGGTTGCCGCTGTGGGCGGTGGATGTGATCGACGCCGATCCGGAGGCGCGGGGCAAGGCCAAGAGCGTGAAGGTCAAGGTTGCCGCCGAGGTCTGCCCGACGCTGCCCGATGAGGTTCCGGGGCTGCCGTTCCGACCCGTGGAGTTCGAGGGGATGGCGGTGATGCCCTATGTGGATGACAACGGGCGCCGTCCCCGGGTGGCCTACTCGCTGCGGGCGCGCGGGGTGAAGGCTCCCGGCGGCGCGGGGCGCAAGTCGGCTCCGGCTTCGGCTGCCGCGAAGGACGCGGCTTAG
- a CDS encoding GntR family transcriptional regulator, protein MSNLEFAPPKYVQIVQAVQERIEDGTYPVGEMLPSESRMVREFGAGRSTVVRALQILSMRGWIEREHGRGSFVKGVPEQSAERSHAGASAFDAAENPKGSRITGVGRASTPATVADALKLPENSPAIMRQRVILDDGSPSELVTLWFPLDVASGTDLAEEHVISIGVREHLQAVKQLRPARISERLSARLATEQERELLQLDSGTPVLGVIASILDASEGVIAVADVVLPGDLHELEDNYPAS, encoded by the coding sequence ATGTCGAATCTGGAGTTCGCTCCTCCTAAATACGTGCAGATCGTCCAGGCGGTCCAAGAGCGCATCGAAGACGGCACTTACCCGGTGGGGGAGATGCTGCCCTCCGAGTCGCGCATGGTGCGCGAGTTCGGGGCCGGCCGCAGCACGGTGGTCCGGGCCTTGCAGATCCTCAGCATGCGTGGCTGGATCGAGCGCGAGCACGGGCGCGGCTCCTTCGTCAAGGGAGTGCCCGAGCAGTCGGCCGAACGCTCCCACGCGGGGGCGAGCGCCTTCGACGCGGCGGAGAACCCCAAGGGCAGCAGGATCACCGGCGTTGGGCGCGCGAGCACACCGGCGACGGTCGCGGACGCTCTGAAGCTGCCGGAGAACTCCCCGGCGATCATGCGGCAACGGGTCATCCTCGACGACGGCTCTCCGAGTGAACTCGTCACCCTGTGGTTCCCACTGGATGTGGCTTCGGGAACCGACCTCGCAGAAGAGCACGTCATCAGCATCGGAGTCAGGGAACACCTCCAGGCGGTCAAGCAGCTGCGCCCGGCGCGCATCTCCGAGCGCCTGTCGGCCCGGCTGGCCACGGAGCAGGAAAGGGAGCTTCTCCAGCTCGACTCGGGGACCCCGGTGCTCGGCGTCATCGCCAGCATTCTCGACGCCTCCGAGGGCGTCATCGCGGTCGCGGACGTCGTCCTCCCCGGTGACCTGCACGAACTGGAAGACAACTACCCGGCTTCCTGA
- a CDS encoding aminotransferase class IV family protein produces MAELNGVPVTAGELQTLALVNYGHFTSMRVDDQHIRGLSHHMDRLVKDCREVFGAGLDRDRARELVRHAVGNQTGSCVVRVTVFDPALELGHPGVSADPHVLVTTRSAAAWPPAPMRAQSAVYTRDMPLVKHIGLFGAIRHRRNAQLNGFDDAVFIDTASFISEGATWNIAFFDGEQVVWPDAEVLPGVTMRLLQQVHEKTVTAPVSLHDLHQMQAAFATNTTVGVRPITAIDGIEFPADHEIFDSLRKEYEEIPAEQI; encoded by the coding sequence ATGGCAGAACTCAACGGCGTACCGGTCACAGCCGGTGAGCTTCAAACGCTCGCGCTGGTCAACTACGGTCACTTCACATCCATGCGGGTGGACGACCAGCACATTCGCGGACTTTCCCACCACATGGACCGACTCGTCAAGGACTGCCGCGAGGTCTTCGGCGCAGGACTCGACAGGGACCGAGCGCGCGAACTCGTCCGCCACGCGGTTGGGAACCAGACCGGATCATGCGTCGTGCGCGTGACCGTATTCGACCCCGCGCTTGAGTTGGGGCACCCCGGCGTTTCGGCCGATCCGCACGTGTTGGTCACCACCCGATCAGCGGCGGCATGGCCGCCGGCCCCGATGCGGGCCCAGTCGGCCGTCTACACGCGCGACATGCCGTTGGTGAAACACATCGGCCTGTTCGGCGCGATCAGGCACCGCCGCAACGCCCAACTCAACGGCTTTGACGATGCCGTGTTCATCGACACCGCCTCTTTCATTTCCGAAGGCGCCACCTGGAACATCGCCTTCTTCGATGGCGAACAGGTCGTCTGGCCGGACGCGGAGGTCCTTCCCGGGGTGACGATGCGTCTTCTGCAGCAGGTTCACGAGAAAACGGTGACCGCCCCCGTCAGCCTCCACGACCTGCACCAAATGCAGGCGGCGTTCGCAACCAATACAACGGTCGGCGTGCGCCCCATCACCGCCATCGACGGCATCGAGTTCCCCGCCGACCACGAGATCTTCGATTCCCTGCGCAAGGAGTACGAAGAGATCCCCGCGGAACAGATCTAA